The following coding sequences are from one Archocentrus centrarchus isolate MPI-CPG fArcCen1 chromosome 4, fArcCen1, whole genome shotgun sequence window:
- the LOC115779323 gene encoding histamine H3 receptor has translation MKKACNDFGSKLMMGAHILESNSSGNLTPAVSEAGAVLPGYLVVILSVLMVTLVVVVVAGNALVIIAFIVDKTLRNQSNYFFLNLAISDFLVGAFCIPVYIPYNLTGRWMLGKGLCKVWLVMDYLLCSASVFNIVLISYDRFLSVTRAVKYRAQRNMTHQAVFKMVAVWVLAFLLYGPAIIFWENIVGHSIVPAHECYAEFYFTWYFLLSASTFEFFTPFVSVAFFNLSIYLNIHRRNKSGAACTEDNVRPQRNNEKHKDGAGWSVFFVKTRKVMSSEPVAISAVIEDDDILSPSSCGEPNTSQILMQREKFSPNRKNSRLFQHTASCMVPGRRTPGSRLSRDKKIAKSLGIIVCIFGICWAPYTLLMIIRAACSGKCVANYWYEITFWLLWLNSAINPFLYPVCHSSFRRAFSKILCPKRQSVQPQIEAQSC, from the exons ATGAAAAAAGCCTGCAATGATTTTGGCAGTAAATTAATGATGGGCGCTCACATCCTGGAGTCCAACTCCAGCGGCAACTTGACGCCTGCGGTGTCTGAGGCTGGGGCTGTCCTCCCGGGCTACCTGGTGGTGATCTTATCGGTGCTTATGGTGACTCTGGTTGTCGTTGTTGTGGCAGGGAACGCGCTGGTCATCATAGCTTTTATTGTGGACAAAACCCTGAGAAATCAAAGCAACTACTTCTTTTTGAACCTTGCTATATCCGATTTTCTAGTGG gtGCCTTTTGCATCCCGGTGTACATCCCCTACAACCTGACCGGGAGGTGGATGCTGGGTAAAGGTCTCTGCAAAGTGTGGCTGGTCATGGACTACCTCCTTTGCTCAGCCTCTGTCTTCAACATTGTCCTCATTAGTTATGACCGCTTCCTGTCAGTCACAAGAGCA GTTAAATACAGAGCTCAGAGGAACATGACCCACCAGGCTGTGTTCAAGATGGTGGCCGTGTGGGTGTTGGCCTTCCTCCTGTACGGCCCTGCCATCATCTTCTGGGAGAACATCGTCGGCCATAGCATTGTCCCGGCCCACGAGTGCTACGCTGAGTTTTATTTCACCTGGTACTTCCTGCTTAGCGCTTCTACCTTTGAGTTCTTCACCCCGTTTGTTTCGGTGGCCTTTTTCAACCTCAGCATCTATCTCAACATCCATCGCAGGAATAAGAGTGGGGCCGCCTGCACTGAAGACAACGTCAGGCCTCAGAGGAACAATGAGAAGCATAAAGATGGAGCAGGTTGGTCCGTGTTTTTTGTCAAAACTCGGAAGGTGATGTCCAGCGAGCCCGTTGCGATCTCTGCAGTCATAGAAGATGACGACATCTTGTCTCCCTCTTCGTGTGGGGAACCTAACACCAGTCAGATATTAATGCAGCGGGAGAAGTTCTctccaaacagaaaaaactcCAGGCTGTTTCAGCACACGGCCTCCTGCATGGTGCCTGGCCGTAGGACACCAGGATCTCGGCTTTCCAGAGACAAAAAGATTGCTAAATCTTTAGGCATCATAGTCTGCATTTTTGGGATATGCTGGGCTCCGTACACTCTACTAATGATTATCCGCGCCGCCTGTAGCGGTAAATGTGTGGCAAACTACTGGTACGAGATTACATTCTGGCTTCTGTGGCTGAATTCTGCCATCAACCCGTTCTTGTACCCTGTGTGCCACAGCAGCTTTCGAAGGGCTTTTTCAAAGATACTGTGCCCTAAAAGACAATCGGTGCAACCTCAGATTGAGGCCCAGTCTTGTTAG